One genomic segment of Rivularia sp. PCC 7116 includes these proteins:
- a CDS encoding glycosyltransferase family 4 protein — MKNNNSKKHYIYFIKEEIPKPEAHLVQSTNAANAVANLGYSTVLVYPSKGKEALNPIDLISPFRPRKTPDKLKKYYNLHDKLKVSPLPMPFPIDYVKSKFTSSNTIASKYYFPFHILPKTKIVHSRDWNFIEAAVKNGVPAIYEHHHHEDKPFAQAIVNNPLFQIAVTVGDTVRQSMIANGMPPEKVIKLHNGYNRLFMERHSQAAKEWRNQLLQNGREKLIVYSGALEQFKGIDILIDVAKQLPQVQFVCAGGKEKQVKHYQQLAQEKGVDNITFLGFILQQELASLLQAADILAHPHCSGKAATFTSPLKLFDYFASGTPIVSTKIPSLTEFENTKAIAAWCEPDSSSEFRASIAQVLETHPRKIEGYSNSIDFVKQFSWENRAAKILSYVDESLKPVISEQ; from the coding sequence ATGAAAAATAATAATTCAAAAAAACACTATATTTATTTTATTAAAGAAGAAATCCCGAAACCAGAGGCTCATTTAGTCCAGTCTACTAATGCAGCAAATGCTGTTGCTAACTTGGGTTACTCTACAGTATTGGTATATCCTTCCAAAGGAAAGGAAGCTTTAAACCCGATTGATTTAATCAGTCCCTTTCGACCTAGAAAAACACCCGATAAACTCAAAAAATATTATAACCTGCACGATAAGCTGAAAGTTTCTCCTTTACCGATGCCTTTTCCCATCGACTATGTAAAAAGTAAATTCACTAGCTCAAATACTATTGCCTCAAAATATTATTTTCCTTTCCATATTCTTCCTAAAACTAAAATTGTTCACAGTCGAGACTGGAATTTTATCGAAGCTGCGGTAAAAAATGGTGTTCCTGCAATTTACGAACATCACCACCACGAAGACAAACCGTTTGCACAAGCAATAGTCAACAATCCATTATTTCAAATTGCCGTAACTGTAGGCGATACGGTGCGTCAAAGCATGATTGCAAATGGAATGCCACCAGAAAAAGTAATTAAACTGCATAATGGTTATAATCGCTTGTTTATGGAAAGACATTCTCAAGCAGCTAAGGAATGGCGAAATCAGTTACTACAAAATGGCAGAGAAAAATTAATAGTTTATTCCGGCGCATTAGAACAATTTAAAGGCATCGATATTTTAATCGATGTGGCTAAGCAGTTACCTCAGGTTCAATTTGTATGTGCTGGAGGCAAGGAAAAGCAGGTAAAACATTATCAGCAATTAGCCCAAGAGAAAGGAGTTGATAATATTACCTTTCTCGGCTTTATCTTGCAACAAGAATTAGCATCATTATTACAAGCTGCCGATATCTTAGCTCATCCTCACTGCTCTGGAAAAGCTGCAACTTTTACGTCTCCTCTGAAGCTATTTGACTACTTTGCTTCTGGAACACCTATCGTATCTACAAAAATTCCTTCTTTAACCGAGTTTGAGAATACAAAGGCGATCGCCGCTTGGTGCGAACCTGATAGTTCCAGTGAATTTAGAGCATCAATAGCGCAAGTTTTGGAAACCCATCCCCGAAAAATCGAAGGTTATTCTAATAGTATCGATTTCGTCAAGCAGTTTTCTTGGGAAAATCGAGCCGCGAAAATCCTCAGTTATGTTGATGAATCTCTGAAACCAGTTATCAGTGAACAGTGA
- a CDS encoding ABC transporter ATP-binding protein yields the protein MSTKKLIYRFAKPYPGWIILTVVLGFSGALFNGVSATLIVPVILRIVGQEVDLEGAPVLLKAIMYPFDNVPENYRLLLMALGIILTILLKNAANYASSLTSSTLTRRLTSDIRQAGVKLLLEVDIDYYSKMKVGDLINRLGVESGRAASAIRNITKLIILGITIFVFAGILMLLSWQLTIAAVLLLSLVMVVNQYAIIRSKKFGKELSEISKGYSIAMLETLNGIRLVKSTGNENKEFRRIKELILNREKADFKSQANSELIAPLSEVMGISALLGIVFISRSIFSDQISSLSAVLLTYLLLLLRTLPLLSQLNTVRSNFANTSASVSVIADFLDIQNKPFMGSGDINFTNLDKGIHFNSISFSYPNHDKLILQDVDLYLPRGTTLALVGGSGAGKSTLADLLPRFYDPNSGKIAIDDTDLKEFNLQSLRQAMGIVSQDTFLFNDSVRNNIAYGKPEADDEEVISAAKRANAYEFIIKLPQGFETTIGDRGVMLSGGQRQRLAIARALLQNPEILILDEATSALDTVSERLVQEAIDDLSRDRTTLVVAHRLSTVQKADQIAVLEQGRVVEVGTHKELLQKGGYYKRLYSMQFGSQGETENNRQQSLVKVSYEMRTRLNSMIGYLLLLIDNSPENSQEKHQLLEESYKSAWKILSFVDVFEDIFSLQKNWQLVSTAGESHDEITPENNLKEISKDFRKNTESIMTSLNLLIKQEEDKTQSEDEIVSQAYQSALHLLNELKHFEDNIKA from the coding sequence ATGTCTACGAAAAAGCTAATTTATCGATTTGCTAAACCCTATCCAGGCTGGATTATCCTCACAGTTGTTTTGGGCTTTTCAGGAGCTTTATTTAATGGGGTTAGTGCTACATTAATTGTGCCAGTAATTCTCAGAATTGTAGGTCAAGAAGTAGATTTAGAGGGTGCCCCTGTACTTCTTAAAGCCATTATGTATCCATTCGATAATGTTCCAGAGAACTATCGTTTATTATTGATGGCGTTAGGTATTATACTAACTATTTTATTAAAAAATGCAGCTAATTATGCGAGTAGTTTGACATCTAGTACTTTAACCCGTCGTTTAACTTCAGATATTCGCCAAGCTGGTGTCAAGCTGTTATTAGAAGTTGATATTGATTATTATTCCAAGATGAAAGTCGGTGATTTAATCAACCGTCTAGGAGTAGAAAGTGGTCGCGCAGCTTCTGCAATACGCAACATCACAAAACTAATAATTCTGGGAATTACTATTTTTGTTTTTGCTGGCATATTAATGTTGCTTTCTTGGCAGTTAACGATTGCAGCAGTCCTATTATTATCTTTAGTGATGGTAGTAAATCAGTATGCAATTATCCGTTCTAAAAAATTTGGTAAGGAATTAAGCGAAATATCTAAAGGATATTCCATCGCGATGCTAGAAACTCTAAATGGTATACGTTTAGTAAAATCCACTGGTAACGAAAACAAAGAATTTCGACGCATTAAGGAATTAATTCTAAATCGAGAAAAAGCAGATTTTAAATCTCAGGCTAACTCCGAATTAATTGCACCGCTTAGTGAAGTAATGGGTATCTCAGCTTTATTAGGTATTGTTTTTATCAGTCGTTCTATTTTTAGCGACCAGATATCTTCGCTTTCAGCAGTACTACTAACATATTTATTACTTCTTTTAAGAACGCTGCCATTATTGTCTCAGTTAAATACGGTACGTAGTAATTTTGCCAATACATCTGCTAGCGTTAGTGTAATTGCAGATTTTTTAGACATCCAAAACAAACCGTTTATGGGTAGCGGTGATATTAATTTTACAAATTTAGATAAAGGAATACATTTCAATTCAATTTCCTTTAGCTATCCCAATCACGACAAATTAATTCTTCAAGATGTCGATTTATATTTACCTCGGGGCACTACCCTAGCTTTAGTAGGTGGATCGGGTGCGGGTAAATCAACTTTAGCCGACCTTTTACCAAGATTTTACGACCCCAATTCCGGTAAAATCGCTATTGACGATACAGATTTAAAAGAATTCAATTTACAATCGCTGCGACAAGCAATGGGAATCGTTTCCCAAGACACTTTCCTTTTCAATGATTCGGTAAGAAACAACATTGCTTATGGAAAACCCGAAGCTGATGATGAAGAAGTGATTTCCGCAGCCAAACGTGCTAATGCTTACGAATTTATTATTAAACTGCCTCAAGGTTTTGAAACCACAATCGGCGATCGCGGTGTAATGTTGTCTGGAGGACAAAGGCAAAGATTAGCAATAGCAAGAGCTTTGTTGCAAAATCCCGAAATTTTGATACTGGATGAAGCCACTTCTGCATTAGATACTGTTTCCGAGCGTTTAGTACAAGAAGCTATCGATGATTTGAGCCGAGATAGAACTACATTGGTAGTCGCTCACCGTCTTTCTACGGTACAAAAAGCCGACCAAATAGCGGTTTTAGAGCAAGGAAGGGTAGTAGAAGTGGGAACCCATAAAGAACTGTTGCAAAAGGGCGGCTACTACAAAAGGCTTTATTCGATGCAGTTTGGTTCCCAAGGAGAAACAGAAAATAATCGTCAGCAAAGTTTGGTGAAAGTATCTTACGAAATGCGGACTCGACTCAACTCTATGATTGGTTATCTGCTTTTATTAATCGATAATTCCCCAGAGAATTCTCAAGAAAAGCATCAATTATTAGAAGAATCTTATAAATCAGCTTGGAAAATTTTGAGCTTTGTTGATGTTTTTGAGGATATTTTCAGCTTACAAAAAAACTGGCAATTAGTTTCAACAGCAGGAGAAAGTCACGACGAAATAACTCCAGAAAATAACTTAAAAGAGATTTCTAAAGATTTCCGCAAAAATACAGAATCAATAATGACTTCGCTCAACTTATTAATTAAACAAGAAGAAGATAAGACTCAATCGGAAGATGAAATAGTTTCTCAAGCTTATCAATCAGCTTTGCACTTACTCAATGAACTAAAGCACTTTGAAGACAATATTAAAGCTTAA
- a CDS encoding glycosyltransferase family 4 protein: MQSKKQLKVSIVVSDLSASGEGRWGGGGVRCFLLAQALQKLEYQVEILGFVFGNQAAVIPQSEIKITTFKGYNYPGFISSASQLLKKLDGDIIYAMRPKPTTLGLSLIKRMNSRKPIILDIDDWELSWFGGEKWKYRPSLKQFGRDVLKSEGVLRYPDHPLYLKWLENMSHKADVITIHTEFLRKRFGGIFVPNGKDTSLFNPELYNSQESKKRYGFSDYKILMFPGAPRPYKGVEDVLMALDKLNDSTIKLVIVGGSPYDNYDAQLIEKWGRWIIQLPKQSADKMPEIVAGADVIVVPQRNTPAALAQFPLKLTDGMSMAKPILATRVGDIPEILADTGYIVDSSNPEDIANTIEYIFQNFESAIEKGKRARERCIENYSIDAMASTLSKVISRL, encoded by the coding sequence ATGCAAAGCAAAAAACAACTAAAAGTTTCTATAGTTGTTAGCGATCTATCAGCCTCTGGAGAAGGTCGATGGGGAGGTGGTGGAGTACGTTGTTTTTTACTTGCACAAGCACTGCAAAAGCTTGAATACCAAGTGGAAATTTTAGGATTTGTGTTCGGCAATCAAGCAGCGGTAATTCCCCAATCTGAAATTAAAATTACGACATTTAAGGGTTATAATTATCCAGGATTTATCTCCAGTGCTTCTCAGCTTTTAAAAAAATTAGATGGCGATATAATTTATGCAATGAGACCTAAACCTACTACTTTGGGGTTGTCGTTGATAAAAAGAATGAATTCTCGGAAGCCAATAATTTTAGATATTGATGATTGGGAATTAAGTTGGTTTGGTGGGGAAAAATGGAAGTATCGTCCTTCTTTAAAGCAATTTGGTAGAGATGTTTTGAAGTCCGAAGGTGTGCTGAGATATCCAGACCATCCACTTTATTTAAAATGGTTAGAAAATATGTCCCATAAAGCGGATGTAATTACTATTCATACTGAATTTTTGAGAAAACGCTTCGGTGGGATATTCGTACCAAATGGAAAAGATACATCACTTTTCAATCCCGAGCTTTATAACTCTCAAGAAAGTAAAAAGAGATATGGATTTTCCGACTATAAAATTTTAATGTTCCCCGGTGCCCCAAGACCCTACAAAGGAGTAGAAGATGTTTTAATGGCTTTGGATAAGCTAAATGATTCTACTATAAAGCTAGTTATTGTTGGTGGTAGTCCTTATGATAATTATGATGCTCAGTTAATTGAAAAATGGGGACGTTGGATAATTCAATTACCAAAACAGTCAGCCGATAAAATGCCAGAAATTGTTGCGGGTGCAGATGTAATCGTTGTTCCTCAACGAAACACTCCTGCCGCTTTAGCCCAATTTCCTTTAAAATTAACAGATGGAATGTCTATGGCAAAGCCAATTTTGGCAACAAGAGTAGGAGATATTCCAGAAATTTTAGCAGACACCGGTTATATTGTAGATTCAAGTAATCCCGAGGACATTGCGAACACAATAGAATATATTTTCCAGAATTTTGAATCAGCTATTGAAAAAGGTAAAAGAGCTAGAGAAAGATGCATTGAAAATTATAGTATAGACGCGATGGCATCGACTTTATCTAAAGTTATTTCTCGTTTATAA
- the gloB gene encoding hydroxyacylglutathione hydrolase, translated as MQVFRLPALSDNYIFLLYDNKQNIAAVVDPAQAEPVLAKLRELNAELIAIFNTHHHYDHVGGNQKLIEKFPQLTVYGGSCDKGRIPGQQVFLEDGDRVSFSNRTGEVLFVPGHTRAHIAYYFPPENHGETGELFCGDTLFAGGCGRLFEGTPAQMVNSLSKIRVLPDNTRVWCAHEYTLKNLKFAIAVDGENPELQKRFEEVKAYRNRNQATVPSLLGIEKHTNPFLRWEEPALQSAVNSSDAVETFGRLRGMKDNF; from the coding sequence ATGCAGGTGTTTCGCTTACCGGCACTTTCAGATAATTATATATTTTTGCTTTACGACAATAAACAAAATATTGCTGCTGTAGTCGATCCAGCCCAAGCGGAACCTGTTTTAGCAAAACTCAGAGAACTCAATGCTGAATTAATCGCTATTTTTAATACCCATCATCATTACGATCATGTAGGTGGTAATCAAAAATTAATAGAGAAATTTCCCCAACTCACAGTTTATGGTGGAAGCTGCGATAAAGGCAGAATTCCCGGACAACAAGTTTTTCTAGAAGATGGCGATCGCGTTTCTTTTTCTAATCGCACTGGTGAGGTTTTATTCGTTCCCGGACATACCCGCGCTCACATAGCTTACTATTTTCCTCCCGAGAATCACGGAGAAACGGGAGAACTATTCTGTGGAGACACTTTATTCGCTGGTGGTTGCGGTAGGCTCTTTGAAGGTACACCAGCACAAATGGTAAATTCACTGAGTAAAATCCGTGTTTTACCGGATAATACGCGGGTTTGGTGCGCTCACGAGTATACTTTAAAGAATTTAAAATTCGCCATTGCAGTAGATGGTGAAAACCCCGAACTTCAAAAGCGATTTGAGGAAGTTAAAGCATATCGCAACCGAAATCAAGCTACCGTTCCCTCTTTGTTGGGAATTGAAAAACATACCAATCCCTTTCTCAGATGGGAAGAGCCTGCATTACAATCGGCTGTCAACAGTAGCGATGCGGTGGAAACTTTCGGGCGTTTGCGGGGGATGAAAGATAATTTTTAA
- a CDS encoding spondin domain-containing protein — protein sequence MARKEITVTIENLAPQQGTFLTPFWVGFHNGNFDTYDRGRPASPGLESLAEDGSTTLISQEFLQSGDGTVDGRILGPEGDAAGPIDPGEVATATFTLDSDDLNSQFFSYASMILPSNDAFVANGNPEAIQIFDEEGNFIGADFIIAGKQVLDAGTEVNDEAENSTAFFGQSSPDTGIDQNGVVQLHPGFVTGGRILSEDGSSPLALTAFTNGDFTSPDYQVARITISTEDKPLPIADPVRITSNLDGSQEVTAGDSDAQGTSVLTLNDTGDSLEYSLTVSGLDFGANGLVAGGAQTPDDTSDDVTRLHIHNASRGENGGVVFSLFDTVAPELGNQLNIQGNQDEDLNVTLNENGSVTLAGIWEETDSANDDLSELVAEIRDTQESEDLDLYFNVHTEEFPGGAIRGQLVVGDENNNTPPAPDLVEVTVTVENLAPDNGTLLTPLWVGFHDGTFDTYDSGRPASAGLESLAEDGNTSLISREFISSGAGLVDGTITAPGGATPGPIDIGETTSLTFTVDRSLASSRFLNYAAMLLPSNDAFIANGNPEAFEIFDQNGNFLGADFVVRGNQVLDAGTEVNDEAEDSTAFFGQSTPNTGTDENGVVELHQGFQADGRILSEPRFANADFTADGYEVARITVTTNDLPQTPLGAAFQDNGQGEALLDFRSIGNQQVTANLLEVTSEAAFNNLVGFYIIEDTQGTVLDEFGNALSPGDEGYAEAAVARRAFELNRNTTEAQQFAGGELLAPFIIANGTAEEFLSQNPSNQGGDDPLAYFSFLGANPDGVEHIRLVDNNTFGFEDLFGGGDNDFDDLFFRAEFEVA from the coding sequence GGTTTCCACAACGGCAATTTCGATACATATGACCGGGGCAGACCTGCATCTCCAGGTTTGGAAAGTCTTGCCGAAGATGGTAGTACGACTTTAATTTCTCAAGAGTTTCTTCAAAGTGGGGATGGTACGGTTGATGGTAGGATTCTAGGTCCTGAAGGAGATGCAGCAGGTCCAATTGACCCTGGTGAAGTTGCGACTGCTACTTTTACTCTGGACAGCGATGACTTAAATAGCCAGTTTTTTTCCTATGCTTCAATGATTCTTCCTTCCAATGATGCATTTGTCGCTAACGGAAATCCTGAAGCGATTCAGATTTTTGATGAAGAGGGAAATTTTATTGGAGCAGACTTTATTATTGCGGGTAAGCAGGTATTAGATGCTGGTACGGAAGTTAACGATGAAGCAGAAAATAGTACTGCTTTTTTTGGTCAAAGTAGCCCTGATACTGGGATTGACCAAAATGGAGTCGTACAGCTACACCCTGGCTTTGTGACTGGTGGAAGAATTTTGAGCGAAGACGGGAGTTCTCCCTTAGCTCTTACAGCTTTTACTAATGGCGATTTTACCTCTCCAGATTATCAGGTTGCTCGTATTACTATCTCTACCGAAGACAAGCCCCTTCCAATTGCAGATCCAGTTAGAATTACTTCCAATTTAGATGGTTCTCAAGAAGTTACCGCTGGGGATTCAGATGCTCAAGGAACTTCTGTTCTCACTCTTAATGACACTGGAGATAGTCTAGAGTATAGTTTGACCGTCTCTGGGTTAGATTTTGGAGCCAATGGTTTAGTCGCAGGTGGAGCGCAAACTCCTGACGATACCAGCGATGATGTTACTAGACTTCACATTCACAACGCATCACGGGGAGAAAATGGAGGAGTTGTCTTTAGTTTATTTGATACCGTTGCTCCAGAACTTGGTAATCAGCTAAACATCCAAGGAAATCAAGACGAAGATTTAAATGTAACTCTCAACGAAAATGGTTCGGTCACTTTAGCGGGGATTTGGGAAGAGACGGATTCTGCTAATGATGATTTAAGTGAATTAGTCGCTGAAATTCGCGATACTCAAGAAAGCGAAGATTTAGATTTATACTTTAACGTTCATACTGAAGAATTTCCTGGTGGTGCAATTCGCGGTCAGCTAGTTGTTGGTGATGAAAATAACAATACACCTCCAGCACCCGATTTAGTGGAAGTGACTGTAACTGTTGAAAACCTAGCTCCCGATAATGGAACATTGTTAACACCGTTATGGGTTGGTTTTCATGATGGGACTTTTGATACTTATGACAGTGGTAGACCCGCATCTGCTGGTTTGGAAAGCTTAGCAGAAGATGGAAATACCAGTCTTATTTCTCGCGAGTTTATTAGTAGCGGTGCTGGTTTAGTAGATGGCACAATTACCGCTCCTGGAGGAGCAACACCAGGTCCAATTGATATCGGTGAAACTACCAGTCTTACTTTTACTGTAGACCGTTCTTTAGCAAGCAGCCGTTTTCTTAATTATGCTGCGATGCTTCTTCCGTCTAACGATGCTTTTATTGCCAATGGGAATCCTGAAGCATTCGAGATTTTTGATCAAAATGGTAATTTCTTGGGCGCTGATTTTGTTGTCAGAGGAAATCAAGTTTTAGATGCAGGAACCGAAGTCAATGACGAAGCAGAAGACAGTACTGCGTTTTTTGGTCAAAGTACCCCAAATACTGGAACTGACGAAAATGGTGTAGTTGAACTTCATCAAGGTTTTCAAGCAGACGGACGAATTTTAAGCGAACCCAGATTTGCGAATGCTGATTTTACTGCTGATGGTTATGAAGTTGCCCGGATTACGGTTACAACTAACGATCTACCACAGACTCCTCTAGGTGCTGCTTTTCAAGATAACGGGCAGGGAGAAGCGCTGCTTGACTTTAGATCGATAGGTAATCAACAAGTAACGGCTAATTTATTAGAAGTTACCAGCGAAGCAGCTTTTAATAATCTAGTTGGTTTCTACATTATTGAAGATACTCAGGGAACCGTGTTGGATGAGTTTGGTAACGCTTTAAGCCCCGGTGATGAAGGTTATGCTGAAGCTGCTGTCGCAAGAAGAGCTTTTGAATTAAATCGTAACACCACCGAAGCTCAACAGTTTGCCGGAGGAGAATTATTAGCTCCGTTTATTATCGCCAATGGAACAGCAGAAGAATTTCTGTCTCAAAACCCCAGCAATCAAGGAGGAGACGATCCACTTGCTTACTTTTCATTCCTGGGAGCAAACCCCGATGGAGTAGAGCATATTCGCTTAGTAGATAACAATACTTTCGGTTTTGAAGATTTATTTGGTGGCGGCGATAATGACTTCGATGATTTATTTTTCCGAGCTGAATTTGAAGTTGCTTAA